A genomic segment from Ptychodera flava strain L36383 chromosome 19, AS_Pfla_20210202, whole genome shotgun sequence encodes:
- the LOC139118389 gene encoding NHL repeat-containing protein 3-like — MLKLKMGHRATWNVLLISFLVTYICQLCCSSAPLYVLDPLWPKEPSLFKGQIFSAAVDHKHGEVFITQRGDGLDPVLVFSEDGEYKRSFHRNISVIDTIHGSRMHYNTSSKTSDLWLTDIGNASLGHTVKRFSSEGKILSVIGTPGKAGTSLRPLQFDHVADIVFGSQGEIYIADGDGGLNNRIMKLNKDFGLEWYVEGSGSSPGKFNIPHSIEVDHFGQIWVADRKNNRTQLFDSKTGDYLGEWTECFKTGQPYAIRMSADKSHFIILQLQENRILFVSSPTSPGNPGDCHVIGQIQMAPDLKPHLLAVNQDTGSFYVAEIGGDACQRYVPFKG; from the exons ATGCTTAAACTGAAGATGGGACATCGAGCGACATGGAATGTTTTACTTATTTCTTTTCTAGTAACGTACATATGTCAGCTTTGCTGCTCTTCGGCACCACTTTACGTCCTTGACCCACTTTGGCCCAAAGAACCGTCTTtattcaaaggtcaaatatttAGCGCCGCAGTGGATCATAAACATGGTGAAGTGTTCATTACTCAG AGAGGTGATGGACTTGATCCTGTCCTTGTCTTCTCAGAAGACGGAGAATATAAACGTTCATTTCACAGGAATATCAGTGTGATAGACACCATCCATGGGAGTCGTATGCATTACAATACAAGTAGTAAAACATCAGATCTGTGGCTAACAGATATTGGCAATG CTTCTCTAGGTCACACAGTGAAAAGGTTCTCATCAGAGGGGAAAATTCTTTCTGTAATAGGAACGCCAGGCAAAGCAGGCACGTCACTAAGACCATTGCAATTTGATCATGTGGCAGACATTGTATTCGGGTCTCAAGGAGAAATTTACATTGCTGATGGAGATGGTGGACTCAACAACAGAATCATGAAATTAAATAAAG ATTTTGGTTTAGAATGGTATGTTGAAGGCAGTGGATCAAGTCCTGGTAAATTTAACATTCCACACAGTATAGAAGTGGAtcattttggacaaatatggGTTGCAGACAGAAAAAACAATCGAACGCAGTTGTTTGATTCAAAAACTGGTGATTACTTGGGTGAATGGACAGAATGTTTCAAAACTGGACAACCATACGCAATCAG GATGAGTGCGGACAAATCACATTTCATTATCTTGCAACTCCAAGAGAACAGAATCTTGTTTGTCTCAAGCCCTACAAGTCCTGGTAACCCTGGCGACTGTCATGTGATTGGTCAAATCCAAATGGCTCCAGATCTTAAACCTCATCTTTTGGCTGTCAATCAGGACACAGGATCATTCTATGTTGCAGAAATTGGGGGTGATGCTTGCCAGAGATATGTACCTTTTAAAGGATAA